The following is a genomic window from Verrucomicrobium sp..
GGCTGGCCCCCAGCGCCAGCGAGCCGGAGCGCAGGGTGTCGGGAACGTTCGTCAGGGAGTCCTCGGCGATGGTGAAGATCAGGGGGATGACGGCGAAGCCCATCATGAGGCCGACGACCAGCGAGTTCCGCTGCTCGTAGCTCGCCCCCGTGAACTGGGGCCACCAGAGGCGGAAGTCGGCGACCTTCTGGCCCGTCGCGGGATCGGCGACGACGAAGAAGTGGCGCTCGATCACCGGGCCGAGACTCCAGCCGACCCAAAGGAGAAGGAGCAGGACCGGGAACACTAGGACGAACTCATGCCCTTCCCTTACCAGCCGGCGAACCTGGAACGGCAGCGAGTTCCATCCGCATCCCAGGGCGATCATCCCCAGGGGGACGACCAGCAGGACGGCGATCACCGAGGGGACGCGCTGTTCCAGGATCGGCGCCAGCCAGAGCGCCGCCAAGAAGCCGAGGACGACCGACGGGAGCGAGGCCATCACCTCCATGGTGGGCTTGACGAAGGCCTTGTATTTCGGGTGCAGGAACTGGGAGGTGTAGATCGCGGCGAACAGGGCGATCGGCACCGCGAAGATCATGGCGTAGAGCGTCCCCTTAAGGGTGCCGATGATGAGCGGCACGAGGGAGAACTTCGGCTCGAACTCGTCGGAGCCGCCGGTCGACTGCCACTGGTAGGACGGCTCGGAATACCCCTCGTACCAGATCTTCCCAAAGAGGGCCTCGTAGCTGATCTCGGGATGCGGATCAACCAGGCTGTAGCTGTGGAGCTTCGCGTCGGCGTCGAGGAAGAGGATGCGGTTGAACTTCCCGTCGATGGCGGCGTCGGCGACCTGGAAGGGCAGCTTCGCCTCCCAGCGGATGTTCTGGGTGGTGGCGTACCGGAGCGAGGCGGTCGACCCGCTGCCGGTGAGGAACGCCTTGTTCCGGATGCTCGCGCTGTAGAAGCTCGCCGCCCCCGGCAGGGCGCGGAACCACTTCGTCTCGACGAACTGCCGCACGTCGGCGCCCTTGGGGCGCATCAGGCTGTAGACCCGATTCTCCCCGGTGGTGCTGGTGACGACGATCGACACGTCGCCGAAGAGGAAATTCAGCGAGGCGACGGTCGGGTCCTTCAGGTCCTTGAAGGGACGGAACTGCTGGCGGAGGACGAACTGGTCGCCCTGGTAGAAGAAGTACTCGACCTCGCCCTGGGAACCGAGAACGAGGAGGCTGTCGGCGTTCGTCGAAACCAGGATCTTGGCGGGCTTCTCCTTCAGGAGCGGCGTCAGGTCGTAGGTCTTGTCGACCTTCAACTCCCCCTCTCCCATCAGAGAGCTTTGACGGGTCATGCGGACGACCCGCAGTTCCGACACGTCGCCCACGTCCTGGACGCCCGCGATGATGAGGGTGTCGCCCGAGTTCCCGAAGCCGATGTCCCGGATCGGGACGCCCGGCTTGTCGAGGAGGGCGAACGCCTCGGCCTTCGCCGCCTGGACGGTCTTCGAGTCGCCCGACGCCCAATCGGTCGAGTAGTTGATCGGGATGATCCCGAAACGGCCGTCGGAGGTGCCAACGATCACCTCCTGGCGCAGGAGGCTGTAGAACGACGCCGTGATCGTGGGACGGGCGGCGGGAGCGGAGGCGCCGGAAGCCGGCGCAGGGGAAACCGACGCCGTCGCGGCGAGGACCTCGGCCAGGGGATCGACCTGGGTGACCTTGTTGTGATCCTCGACGTCAATGAACGACATCTGCCCATCGTCGCGCATGACGAAGGGCAGCTCCCCGCCCTCGTCGACGCCGAGGATGAGATACTTGCCGGCGGGAAGGTCGACCGTCTGGAGCGGCCCCACCTTCGCGCCCTGGAAGAGCGGAATGATCTGGGACAGGATGAAAACGAAGATCCCCAGCACGGCGGTGATGACGACCAGGCCGCCGGTCTTGATGAACCGGGTCATGAACCCATCGACGAAGAGGGTCCATTTCGACGACTGGAAGCGGTCGGGCGAGAGATGGGGAGAGGACATTTAGCGGCCGCGGTAGAGGATTCGGCTGGCGATGGTGGCGGAGGTGGCGATGCCGATGAGAAGCCAGGCGACCGTGTTGTGGTGGTAGTAGATGAAGACGGTGGCGACCGTGAGTGGAACGATCTGCATGAGACCGATCACCAGCCGCATCCATCCCCAGTACCAGGTGTATTGGCGTCGCGAGTACATGCCTTGGGAAGAGGAAGGCGGGGGCGCGCTATGACGGCGACGCCCCCGCCTTGGATTCATGTCGGGATTACTGGCCGTTCCAGGTCGCCTCGGCGATCTGGTCCGGCAGCGGGAAGAAGCCGGCCTTCACCACCACGTCCTGCCCCTCCTTGGAGAGGACATACTTGATGAACTCGGCGGTCAGCTTGTCGAGGGGCTGGCCGGGTTTCTTGTTCACGTAGACGTAGAGGAAGCGGGCCAGCGGATAGCTGCCGTTGAGGCAGTTGTCGTAGGTCGCCTCGACCAGCTTGTCGGGGGAGTCGCCCAGCGGCAGGGCGCGGACCTCGGAGGTCTTGTAGCCGATGCCGGAGTAGCCGATGCCCGCGAGGTCGCTGCCGACGCCCTGGACCACCGCCGACGAGCCGGGCTGCTCCTTGACGGTCGCCTTGTAATCGCCCTTCTGGAGCGCGTGCTCCTTGAAGTAGCCGTAGGTACCGGAGGCGCTGTTGCGGCCGTAGAGCGAGATCGCCTTGTAGGCCCACGAGCCGGTCATGCCCAGGTTGCCCCAGGTCTCGATCGACGGGCCGCCCCGCTTCAGCGTGCTGGAGAAGACGCTGTCGACCTGCTGCATGGTCATCCCCTTGATGGGGTTGTCCTTGTTCACGTAGACGGCGAGCGAGTCGATCGCCACCTTGTAGGCGGTCGGCTTGTAGCCGTACTTCTTCTCGAAGGGGTCGATCTCCTCCGCCTTCATCGAGCGGCTCATCGGCCCAAGCTGGGAGGTGCCTTCAATGAGCGCCGGGGGCGCCGTCGAGGAACCCTTGCCCTCGATCTGGATGTTGACGTTCGGGTACTGCGCCTTGAACCCCTCGGCCCAGAGGGTCATGAGGTCGTTCAGGGTATCGGAGCCGATCGAGTTCAGGTTGCCGGTCACGCCGCTGGTCTTGGCGTAGGGCTTCAGCTTGGGATCGACAGGGACGGTCTGCGCGTTCGACAGGATGGGCGCCAGCAGCGCCGCACCGGCCGCGACGGCGAGGATCGCCCGGCGGGGAAGGGTGTGGAGGGTCATTGGTTCCTTGAGGGGGTTAGTGTTCTTATCGGAATATACCGATAGGCGCTTATTCCCATGTAAGCATATTCCTCTCAAGCCCTCAATTGTAACGTTTGTGCGTCGGGCCGATTCTCCCTGAGAGGAGAGACGTCGGTCGTCGACTGATCCGACCTCCATGATGCCGCAAAAAGGCAGTGGCGACCGCGAATCTGTGGGTCGCGGCTGGATTCACCCATCGCCTCAAAGAGCACTGTGCTGACAACCAAAGCGCGGCCCCCTTATGTCACTTTTAGAAGCGGCGACAGATTAAGAATGCTACAACTCCACAGCGCACCCGAAGTTCGGCTTGTCTTCCCTCTCCACCTGCTGTTTATTGAATCCGGCAATGGTGTCTGCCCTCCCGCCCCACGGGAAAACCGCCTGAACTGGTTTCAGTGCTGA
Proteins encoded in this region:
- a CDS encoding ABC transporter permease subunit, whose translation is MSSPHLSPDRFQSSKWTLFVDGFMTRFIKTGGLVVITAVLGIFVFILSQIIPLFQGAKVGPLQTVDLPAGKYLILGVDEGGELPFVMRDDGQMSFIDVEDHNKVTQVDPLAEVLAATASVSPAPASGASAPAARPTITASFYSLLRQEVIVGTSDGRFGIIPINYSTDWASGDSKTVQAAKAEAFALLDKPGVPIRDIGFGNSGDTLIIAGVQDVGDVSELRVVRMTRQSSLMGEGELKVDKTYDLTPLLKEKPAKILVSTNADSLLVLGSQGEVEYFFYQGDQFVLRQQFRPFKDLKDPTVASLNFLFGDVSIVVTSTTGENRVYSLMRPKGADVRQFVETKWFRALPGAASFYSASIRNKAFLTGSGSTASLRYATTQNIRWEAKLPFQVADAAIDGKFNRILFLDADAKLHSYSLVDPHPEISYEALFGKIWYEGYSEPSYQWQSTGGSDEFEPKFSLVPLIIGTLKGTLYAMIFAVPIALFAAIYTSQFLHPKYKAFVKPTMEVMASLPSVVLGFLAALWLAPILEQRVPSVIAVLLVVPLGMIALGCGWNSLPFQVRRLVREGHEFVLVFPVLLLLLWVGWSLGPVIERHFFVVADPATGQKVADFRLWWPQFTGASYEQRNSLVVGLMMGFAVIPLIFTIAEDSLTNVPDTLRSGSLALGASRWQTTMRIVVPTASPGIFSALMIGLGRAVGETMIVVMATGNTPIMDFNIFSGMRTLSANIAVELPEAPFHGTLYRTLFLGAMLLFLMTFLVNTGAEILRQHLREKYRTV
- a CDS encoding phosphate ABC transporter substrate-binding protein; protein product: MTLHTLPRRAILAVAAGAALLAPILSNAQTVPVDPKLKPYAKTSGVTGNLNSIGSDTLNDLMTLWAEGFKAQYPNVNIQIEGKGSSTAPPALIEGTSQLGPMSRSMKAEEIDPFEKKYGYKPTAYKVAIDSLAVYVNKDNPIKGMTMQQVDSVFSSTLKRGGPSIETWGNLGMTGSWAYKAISLYGRNSASGTYGYFKEHALQKGDYKATVKEQPGSSAVVQGVGSDLAGIGYSGIGYKTSEVRALPLGDSPDKLVEATYDNCLNGSYPLARFLYVYVNKKPGQPLDKLTAEFIKYVLSKEGQDVVVKAGFFPLPDQIAEATWNGQ